The sequence GCGCGGAGAGGATCTTGTCCCTGTTTCCCTCCATCGCGCAGTCGGCCAGCTTCCGCTTCGCCTCGTCCGAACGAACCCACACGAAGCGCGCGGGCTGCTGGTTGGCCGAGGTCGGGCCCATCTTCAGCAATTCGTAGATCTGGTGAATCTGCTGCTTGCTGACCGGCTTGTCGAGCCAGCCGTTGAAGCTGCGCGCCTCGCGGAAGATCTGGTCGAGGGCGGAATCGGAAAGCGGTTCGGACATGGGGACTCCGGGAGGAATTCGGGGAGGGTTTGCGTGGACAACGGCGCAGCGCGCCGAAAGTTCACTGCCGGTCAGGCAGCACGCACTTCCTTCACTTCGGGGACGTAGTGCTTCAGCAGCCCCTCGATGCCGTGCTTCAGCGTAGCGGTGGAGCTGGGGCAGCCCGAGCAGGCGCCCTGCATCTGCAGGTAGACGATCCCGGCGCGGAAACCGCGATAGCGGATGTCGCCACCGTCGTTGGCCACGGCCGGGCGTACGCGGGTTTCGATCAGTTCCTTGATCTGCGCGACGATATCCTCGGTGCCATCGTCGTCGCCCATGTCGGCATCGTCGGCCTCGGGCGGGACGGCAATGCCGCTGGCATCGCCGCCGGCGAACAGCGGGGCCTCGGACACGAAATGGTCGAGCAGCACGGCCACCACCTGCGGCTTCAGCTCCGGCCAGGAGACGCCGGGTCCGGCGGTGACCGACACGAATTCGCTGCCGAAGAACACCCCGGTCACTTCGCCGGTGTCGAACAGGGCCTGCGCCAGCGGGCTGGCCTCGGCCTCTTCCGGGGTGGCGAAGTCGCGCGTGCCCGAAGGCATGACCTGCCGGCCGGGCAGGAACTTGAGCGTGGCGGGGTTGGGCGTGGTTTCGGTCTCGATGAACATGGCTGCGATGTAGGGGCGAGGGCCGCTGGCGGCAAGACTGGCGAAAGCACGGGTGGCGCAAGGACTTCTTGGCCCCTATTCACCCTTGCTTCATCGCTTGCTGACCTAATGGGCCGCCATGACTCTATTCTCGCGTTTCGCTCGCGCCCTGCTTCCCTTCGTCCTGCTGGTTCCAGCCCCCGCGCTGGCGCAGTTCGAAAGCTGCACGATCCCCGCCACGGCGGAGGACCAGCCGCAATATGCGGAGCCGGACGATCCGTGGATCTACCGTGGCACCGATATTCCCATCGACGAGGAATGGCTGTTCGGCGAACTGCCCAATGGCGTGCGCTATGCGGTGCGCAGCAACGGCGTGCCGCCGTGCCAGATGAGCCTGCGCGTCGCCATCGACGCGGGTTCGATCCATGAAACCGACGAGGAACGCGGCTTTGCCCACCTGCTGGAGCACATGGTGTTCCGCGAATCGCGCT is a genomic window of Aurantiacibacter sp. MUD11 containing:
- a CDS encoding NifU family protein, translated to MFIETETTPNPATLKFLPGRQVMPSGTRDFATPEEAEASPLAQALFDTGEVTGVFFGSEFVSVTAGPGVSWPELKPQVVAVLLDHFVSEAPLFAGGDASGIAVPPEADDADMGDDDGTEDIVAQIKELIETRVRPAVANDGGDIRYRGFRAGIVYLQMQGACSGCPSSTATLKHGIEGLLKHYVPEVKEVRAA